The following are encoded in a window of Rhizophagus irregularis chromosome 4, complete sequence genomic DNA:
- a CDS encoding uncharacterized protein (SECRETED:cutsite_ADA-AP; SECRETED:prob_0.9177); SECRETED:SignalP(1-19) — protein sequence MKFKYFLLIFVITIVLADAAPFNYKRDADAAPAVAFKRDADAAPGVGFKRDADAAPVEYKRDADAAPTLDAPIPPIGGGPPT from the exons ATGAAATTCAAATACTTTTTGTTGATTTTCGTCATTACCATTGTTTTAGCGG ACGCAGCACCGTTTAATTATAAACGGGACGCAGACGCAGCACCGGCAGTTGCATTTAAACGAGACGCAGACGCAGCACCGGGGGTTGGATTTAAACGGGACGCAGACGCAGCACCGGTTGAATATAAACGGGACGCAGACGCAGCACCAACTTTAGACGCTCCAATACCCCCAATCGGGGGCGGACCGCCAACATGA